The following proteins are co-located in the Nomia melanderi isolate GNS246 chromosome 1, iyNomMela1, whole genome shotgun sequence genome:
- the Hrb27C gene encoding heterogeneous nuclear ribonucleoprotein at 27C isoform X9: MRVKTEMDDDEKGKLFVGGLSWETTQENLQRYFGRYGEVIDCVVMKNSESGRSRGFGFVTFSDPANVPLVLQNGPHQLDGRTIDPKPCNPRTQQKPKRSGGFPKVFLGGLPSNVTETDLRSFFTRFGKVMEVVIMYDQEKKKSRGFGFLSFEDEDAVDRCVAEHFVNLNGKQVEIKRAEPRDSSSKMNDSHQGQWGPPQPGGPPMGMAGNMGPMGGPNGQMGGPMMGGPMGPPGNMMQQYQSWGTSPQTGGYAAGYTTQYNSQGWGAPPGPPQQQQIPPPPHHQWGSSYNVQPAGTPQGYSGYGGPAAAASGGYGPTAGTGGAAGGGPGASWNSWNMAQNGPPPGTQPPPQPPQPNSSQPNSNSNPSGPQGLRVNAANDRPLVHDGTHGLYN, translated from the exons atGAGAGTGAAGACCGAAATGGACGACGACGAAAAGGG AAAGTTGTTTGTTGGTGGTTTGTCCTGGGAGACAACACAGGAAAATCTTCAACGTTACTTTGGCCGTTATGGCGAAGTAATTGACTGTGTTGTTATGAAAAATAGTGAATCTGGTCGCAGTCGTGGCTTCGGATTTGTAACATTCAGTGATCCGGCCAATGTTCCTTTGGTTCTTCAGAATGGACCGCATCAACTTGATGGGCGCACT ATTGACCCGAAACCGTGTAATCCACGCACTCAACAAAAGCCAAAGCGTAGCGGAGGCTTCCCAAAAGTTTTTCTTGGTGGCTTACCAAGTAACGTGACGGAGACTGATCTGAGATCCTTCTTTACTCGCTTTGGAAAGGTCATGGAAGTTGTCATAATGTATGACCAGGAGAAAAAGAAATCCAGAG GATTTGGCTTCCTCAGCTTCGAGGATGAAGATGCCGTGGACCGATGTGTCGCCGAGCATTTCGTCAACTTGAATGGAAAACAG GTTGAGATCAAGCGTGCCGAGCCGCGTGATTCTTCTAGCAAAATGAACGACAGCCATCAGGGACAATGGGGCCCGCCGCAGCCTGGCGGTCCGCCGATGGGAATGGCTGGGAATATGGGACCCATGGGTGGGCCCAATGGGCAGATGGGTGGACCTATGATGGGAGGTCCAATGGGACCGCCTGGAAACATGATGCAGCAGTATCAGAGCTGGGGTACTAGCCCTCAGACGGGTGGTTACGCTGCTGGTTACACCACCCAATACAATTCTCAGGGCTGGGGCGCGCCTCCTGGACCTCCTCAGCAACAGCAGATACCACCACCACCTCATCACCAATGGGGTAGCAGTTACAATGTCCAACCTGCAGGAACACCTCAAGGTTACAGCGGTTACG GTGGGCCGGCGGCGGCCGCTTCAGGGGGCTACGGGCCCACGGCGGGTACTGGCGGGGCTGCGGGGGGCGGGCCCGGGGCTTCCTGGAACTCGTGGAACATGGCACAGAATGGGCCACCTCCAGGGACCCAGCCACCACCTCAGCCCCCTCAGCCCAACTCCTCGCAGCCCAACTCCAACTCGAACCCCTCTGGCCCGCAGG